One Sparus aurata chromosome 5, fSpaAur1.1, whole genome shotgun sequence genomic window carries:
- the LOC115581465 gene encoding uncharacterized protein LOC115581465 isoform X6 produces the protein MEEYLRRVQSRLGADVLEGPIHAVLGGPEPDVDTVAATLCLALHLSQKEPSGGVCVPVLCGRRYDIVLPGETVRYLQRVKICESSLLWRDDVDLVKLHHDDKLSVTLLRDGLLDSSEYHTLESSILRVVHHDGQQDAGDDGASSAVTTVAREILQEAAEHVGAALGETLREALQLQREALWSKRGRRSAELEELMRSLEQWSDVTAGQHDLEQLLTLELKEFSDGEMTIALTSATTDTEDWHGYVDALKSFSERHGYDALVVLLSINNTIHHPRQQVAVYSNNTDILNQICCELEESSSWSLSGELEVKESLQVYHIPINTSSFSGTPPLLVEEIHGLLKDFVDRRSSVLACHPSSRTSSTEGVAGSVEFSQGSSGINDMDGSDTERAEGGGGDVVAIARVMADGEEDTGGAGVGAGGELVSPDSGMTTIRSSRSSKESSVFLSDDSPVGEVIAGGGPAAGPGGLFLRNPSPLGLLSLSPPVPPERRKHRPSRNKSDNVDLFSFDPLHSSDHSMPTGGELASAGIRADGEKRAESSSFSELEELSLLDFSGPNSLGGFESRDSSIDNHGQIHGKYMIDTVVPPTPVNSVVGSRPPSSCGVRFFPEDVVERINGLQHKDSVSSSLSETWDDLGFDTQGASTSSDNIVWNRIKGSESPLNILEDVSGKESVDDMTGEEGREETIQSEKVHQKGKVLEPQLSLITEQAESYDNWNLDSALKDEWNPVSLACLQLTPPEEDVAGKWRAAIIGVKEKVSSMSRKKAILNTLTPDTSKEEDEGVQGKKGDRKMEILDFWTYSAQKGFLKSDSGTTTSYPESLDMWNMTIRDDSLSPLTTPDNLSETSGSFCRTNSNVGAGTSVESPLGYSEGGMVMWNTTIREDSSSTITSPEGAENQKDLSHTGSLDGGDSPGTHASKQVEEEKTIEEESGIHKVLSETVDEVRWRGNEHNVKIVIEAAESETMGEETGDDDNQNLVSDHSEDGTSSYQGTDMWDLPVPGMVTSTSEYDNVGAGTWSLTSSPDAYASPIVDMVQLEGQSSPFVAVTQPMSDPLGKTEYRTVISDEEQPANQVFLFEGTSELGHMITSGRSSVGSKNDNKSRGGSEETDWIEQHSDHSPFVLVDTSTVIQDTSASLHSCPGEDAKTQIQTDQSLSPGLVDWDHFVSKKHDSSESTSSSHDLPVTTAYNDDGLATKSQGGLNNESIGKEFKTTETMSLSSSSGGERDAMKYSPDGLLPGSRDELRSNSDGDSSSGLEMDYIIVSGTVKEAEREWRDRPKHGNRQSKGTRRSMETFSMLSYAATVLQSQAQASQREQQGNAEQSRQNQMIRSTDSPLSTDTEKDPAVLSTHYQASLDHATEHCMVPEMITPSQSTINSEAPRLSDSRPTSCSQTQAEDGNDDDKSSIVARSMSPSLRYPSDHFLKTREEVYVHSQISMEDSDEGGQSPSAPPPCPTSLGEFKVWRGQDTPRTTSEPQSPVCTNSSVSQSSSFIGTPLSESGISTDRGLGLPFSGDLMEEENDEEEQRETDTEHSDIPKWSETEERQQLGSSDLLSFTEELTGGFSSQQTHLKTVEPKRDRFLPSTLDYYDEQPGRTDDRDKWSTQQQIGDHAASRDSYSPILRHSQKGEGAAGMMMKMASSEEAAEEMDNRDDQPSSADLSGGSNQRRKLAAPPMNVSLDRSEGSLPSDDTLDTEDEALDTGDELDVNVDELDTPDEADLHEDSEESDQGAGAASSDAIAGHRAAEESRDSRLWRSVVIGEQEHRIDMKCIEPYKRVISHGGYYAEQNAIIVFAACFLPDSNCENYNYVMENLFLYVISTLELMVAEDYMIVYLNGATPRRRMPGFTWMKKCYQMIDRRLKKNLKMFIIVHPSWFIRTLLGITRPFISSKFSSKIKYVNSLQELGEIIPMEYVHIPPSIVKYDEERGIHKFACMRLDTELQDTAAKADKTGGSVV, from the exons ATGGAAGAGTATTTGCGGAGGGTCCAGAGCAGACTCGGG GCGGATGTATTAGAGGGTCCCATCCACGCTGTTTTAGGCGGACCGGAGCCAGATGTTGACACAGTGGCTGCAACACTCTGCTTGGCACTACACCTCAGCCAG AAGGAACCGTCAGGTGGAGTGTGCGTGCCGGTGCTCTGCGGCCGGCGGTACGACATTGTGTTGCCCGGGGAGACGGTGAGGTATCTGCAGCGGGTGAAAATCTGCGAGAGCTCGCTGCTGTGGAGGGACGACGTAGACCTTGTGAAGCTTCATCATGACGACAAACTCTCAGTCACGCTGCTGAGAGATGGGCTGCTAGATAG CTCTGAGTACCACACTTTGGAGTCCAGCATCCTGCGAGTGGTCCATCACGACGGGCAGCAGGACGCAGGGGATGATGGGGCCTCGTCCGCGGTGACAACAGTCGCCAGGGAGATTCTTCAAGAGGCAGCGGAGCACGTCGGAGCAGCGCTGGGGGAGACTCTCAGAG AGGCCTTGCAGCTGCAACGTGAAGCTTTGTGGAGCAAGCGTGGCCGTCGCTCGGCCGAACTGGAGGAGCTCATGAGATCCTTGGAGCAATGGAGCGATGTCACTGCGGGTCAACATg ACTTGGAGCAGCTGCTGACTTTGGAGCTGAAGGAGTTTTCTGATGGAGAGATGACCATAGCGCTCACTTCAGCGACCACCGATACGGAG GACTGGCATGGATATGTGGACGCGCTGAAATCCTTCAGTGAGCGCCATGGCTATGATGCTCTGGTGGTTCTCCTGTCTATCAATAACACAATTCATCATCCCCGCCAGCAGGTGGCTGTCTACTCAAACAATACAGACATCCTAAATCAG ATCTGCTGTGAGTTGGAAGAGTCTTCCAGCTGGTCTCTTTCTGGTGAACTGGAGGTCAAGGAGAGCCTCCAGGTGTACCACATCCCTATAAACACCTCCTCATTTTCCGGTACTCCTCCTCTGCTGGTAGAAGAAATACACGGCCTCCTCAAGGACTTTGTTGACCGGCGGAGCTCTGTATTAGCCTGCCACCCCAGCAGCAGAACCTCTTCCACGGAGGGAGTCGCAGGTAGCGTGGAGTTTTCCCAGGGGTCATCTGGTATCAATGACATGGATGGTTCTGACACAGAGAGAGCTGAGGGAGGCGGCGGAGACGTGGTGGCAATAGCAAG GGTGATGGCAGATGGTGAAGAGGACACCGGAGGTGCAGGAGTTGGTGCTGGTGGGGAGCTCGTGAGCCCTGACAGCGGTATGACCACCATCCGCAGCAGCCGCTCCTCCAAAGAGAGTTCAGTGTTCCTCAGCGACGACAGCCCGGTGGGTGAAGTTATAGCAGGAGGCGggccagcagcaggaccaggtgGACTTTTCCTCAGAAACCCCTCTCCCCTGGGGTTATTAtccctctcccctcctgtcCCACCTGAGAGGAGGAAACACCGCCCTAGCAGAAATAAGAGTGATAACGTTGACTTGTTTAGTTTTGACCCCCTACACAGCAGTGACCACTCTATGCCAACAGGAGGAGAACTGGCAAGTGCTGGAATAAGAGCAGATGGAGAAAAAAGAGCAGAGAGCTCCAGCTTTTCCGAACTTGAAGAGCTGAGCTTGTTAGATTTCTCCGGTCCAAATTCACTGGGCGGGTTTGAAAGTAGAGATTCTTCAATTGATAATCATGGTCAAATTCATGGGAAATACATGATTGATACCGTGGTTCCTCCAACCCCAGTCAATAGTGTGGTAGGCAGTCGTCCACCTAGCAGTTGCGGGGTCAGATTCTTTCCAGAAGATGTTGTTGAAAGGATCAATGGGCTGCAGCATAAAGACAGTGTGTCATCGTCATTGTCAGAGACCTGGGATGATCTTGGCTTTGACACACAAGGAGCATCAACCTCAAGTGATAATATTGTCTGGAATAGGATCAAGGGATCTGAGAGTCCACTGAATATTCTGGAAGATGTTAGCGGGAAAGAGTCAGTTGATGATATGACAGGAGAAGAAGGCAGAGAAGAAACTATACAGTCGGAGAAGGTCCACCAGAAAGGAAAAGTCCTTGAACCCCAGCTTAGTCTGATCACTGAGCAGGCTGAATCATACGACAACTGGAACCTAGATAGTGCACTTAAAGATGAATGGAACCCTGTTTCCTTGGCATGTCTGCAATTGACACCACCAGAGGAGGACGTAGCTGGAAAATGGAGGGCTGCCATCATtggagtgaaagaaaaagtaTCCTCAATGTCGAGAAAGAAAGCAATCCTAAACACTTTGACACCGGACACATCGAAAGAAGAGGATGAAGGGGtacaaggaaaaaaaggagacagaaagaTGGAGATCCTAGACTTTTGGACGTACTCTGCACAGAAGGGATTTCTCAAATCAGACAGCGGAACCACCACATCTTACCCGGAATCACTGGATATGTGGAATATGACAATTAGAGATGACAGTCTATCACCTCTCACGACCCCTGACAACTTGTCTGAAACCTCAGGTTCTTTCTGTAGGACGAACTCCAATGTTGGGGCAGGCACATCTGTGGAAAGTCCACTCGGATACTCTGAAGGTGGAATGGTGATGTGGAACACCACCATACGGGAAGACAGCTCTTCCACGATAACAAGCCCTGAGGGAGCTGAAAATCAAAAGGACCTTAGTCACACGGGATCGTTGGATGGTGGTGATTCTCCTGGGACACATGCAAGCAAACAGGTGGAAGAAGAGAAGACTATAGAGGAGGAGAGCGGTATACACAAAGTGCTTAGTGAGACTGTCGACGAAGTGAGGTGGAGAGGTAACGAACACAATGTTAAAATAGTCATAGAGGCGGCTGAAAGTGAAACGATGGGTGAGGAAACAGGTGACGATGACAACCAGAACTTGGTATCTGATCATTCAGAAGATGGGACTTCCTCTTACCAAGGTACTGACATGTGGGACCTACCTGTGCCTGGCATGGTCACCTCCACTTCAGAATATGACAATGTCGGAGCTGGCACTTGGAGCCTGACATCCTCCCCTGATGCCTATGCTAGCCCCATAGTAGACATGGTACAGCTAGAGGGGCAGTCTAGCCCTTTTGTAGCTGTGACACAACCTATGTCTGATCCTCTGGGAAAGACTGAATACAGAACAGTAATTTCAGATGAAGAACAACCAGCCAACCAGGTGTTCCTTTTTGAGGGAACTAGTGAGTTGGGTCACATGATCACGAGTGGGCGAAGTTCAGTTGGGAGCAAGAACGACAACAAAAGTAGAGGAGGATCAGAGGAAACTGACTGGATAGAGCAACACAGTGATCATTCACCCTTTGTTCTGGTTGATACGTCGACTGTCATTCAGGACACTTCAGCCAGTCTTCATTCATGTCCAGGAGAAGATGCCAAGACTCAAATTCAGACTGACCAGTCATTATCCCCAGGCCTTGTTGATTGGGACCATTTTGTTTCCAAGAAACATGATAGCTCTGAATCAACGTCATCATCACATGATCTGCCGGTCACCACGGCGTACAATGATGATGGGCTTGCCACAAAAAGCCAAGGTGGTCTGAATAATGAGAGCATTGGAAAGgagtttaaaacaacagaaaccatGTCTCTGAGCTCAAGCTctgggggggagagagacgcCATGAAGTATAGCCCCGACGGCCTTCTCCCAGGTAGTCGAGATGAACTCCGGTCCAATTCTGATGGAGATTCATCGTCGGGCCTAGAAATGGACTACATCATAGTGTCTGGCACAGTGAAAGAAGCTGAGAGAGAGTGGCGCGATCGGCCTAAACATGGTAACAGACAATCAAAAGGAACAAGAAGATCCATGGAGACATTTAGCATGCTTTCCTACGCTGCCACAGTACTGCAATCCCAGGCCCAAGCTTCACAAAGAGAACAACAGGGGAACGCAGAACAAAGTAGGCAAAACCAAATGATCAGGAGTACTGACAGTCCACTTAGTACAGATACAGAGAAAGATCCAGCTGTTTTATCTACTCATTACCAAGCAAGTCTTGATCATGCCACTGAGCATTGCATGGTGCCAGAAATGATCACTCCCAGCCAATCAACAATTAACTCTGAAGCTCCTCGTCTGTCAGATTCGAGACCAACAAGTTGCAGTCAAACACAGGCAGAAGACGGAAACGATGACGATAAATCAAGCATTGTGGCCAGAAGCATGTCTCCATCATTAAGATACCCATCGGACCATTTCTTGAAAACCAGAGAGGAAGTTTATGTTCATTCACAGATCTCAATGGAAGATTCAGATGAGGGTGGGCAGTCACCCTCTGCACCTCCACCATGTCCGACGTCTTTGGGGGAATTTAAAGTCTGGAGGGGGCAGGACACACCTAGAACCACTTCTGAACCGCAATCACCTGTCTGTACCAACAGTTCAGTCTCCCAATCCAGCTCTTTTATTGGGACCCCACTGAGTGAATCAGGTATTTCTACCGACAGAGGACTTGGGTTACCTTTTTCTGGAGATTTAATGGAAGAGGAGAATGACGAGGAAGAGCAGAGGGAAACTGATACGGAGCACTCTGATATACCAAAATGGAGTGAGACGGAAGAAAGACAACAGTTAGGTTCTTCCGATCTGCTAAGTTTCACTGAGGAGCTGACTGGAGGCTTTTCAAGTcaacagacacatttaaaaacagtggAGCCAAAGAGGGACAGATTCCTACCGAGTACACTGGATTACTACGATGAACAGCCTGGAAGAACTGATGATCGTGATAAATGGTCAACTCAACAACAGATCGGAGACCATGCAGCTTCTCGAGATAGCTATTCACCCATTTTAAG ACACTCCCAGAAGGGAGAAGGTGCAGCagggatgatgatgaagatggccTCCAGTGAGGAAGCTGCTGAGGAGATGGATAACAGAGACG ATCAACCCTCCTCTGCAGATCTGTCAGGCGGGTCCAATCAAAGGAGAAAGCTGGCAGCTCCACCAATGAATGTGTCACTGGACCGCAGTGAGGGGTCTCTCCCCTCAGACGATACCCTGGACACAGAGGACGAGGCCTTGGACACCGGCGACgagctggatgtcaacgtagaTGAGCTGGACACACCTGACGAGGCCGACTTACACg AAGACTCAGAGGAGTCTGATCAGGGAGCAGGAGCAGCATCGAGTGATGCCATCGCaggacacagagcagcagaggagagcagggaCAGCAGGCTGTGGAGGAGCGTGGTGATTGGAGAGCAGGAGCATCGCATTGATATGAAGTGCATTGAGCCATACAAAAGAGTCATTTCACACGGAG gctATTACGCTGAACAGAATGCCATCATCGTGTTTGCCGCCTGCTTCCTACCAGACAGCAACTGTGAAAATTACAATTATGTAATGGAAAACCTTTTCCT